A DNA window from Hyphomicrobiales bacterium contains the following coding sequences:
- the hemB gene encoding porphobilinogen synthase → MTEQPNRQKTDVNAITNHHRMRRNRKSDWSRRMVSENQLSANDFIWPLFITDGTGESTPIPSMPDIYRHTVDHVVKEAERAANLGIPVIALFPNTDPAIRDSEGSEALNENNLVNRACRAIKAEGIPVGLMTDAALDPYTSHGHDGVMSGEKILNDETVYILCQQAIMQAAAGADIISPSDMMDGRVGAIRLALDEHGYEDVQIMSYAAKYASAFYGPFRDAIGTKATLIGDKRTYQMDPANSDEALREVQHDIEEGADMFMVKPGMPYLDIIRRVKDTFEVPTYGYQVSGEYSMIMAAVQNGWLDYERTMLESLIAFKRAGANGMLTYFAPKAAEILNKDG, encoded by the coding sequence ATGACTGAGCAACCAAACCGCCAAAAAACTGATGTAAACGCCATCACGAACCACCATCGCATGCGACGAAACCGCAAATCTGATTGGTCGCGTCGTATGGTTAGTGAAAACCAGCTCAGCGCCAATGATTTCATCTGGCCGTTGTTTATAACCGATGGAACGGGCGAGAGCACCCCTATTCCCTCTATGCCTGATATCTATCGGCATACCGTTGACCACGTGGTGAAAGAAGCCGAACGCGCGGCCAATCTTGGTATTCCAGTCATTGCGCTATTCCCAAACACTGATCCCGCCATTCGCGATAGTGAGGGTAGTGAAGCTCTAAACGAGAATAATCTGGTCAACCGCGCCTGTCGTGCAATTAAAGCAGAAGGCATTCCCGTTGGTCTCATGACAGATGCAGCGCTCGACCCTTATACAAGCCACGGCCATGACGGGGTGATGAGCGGCGAAAAAATCTTGAATGACGAGACGGTTTACATCCTATGCCAGCAAGCAATCATGCAGGCTGCCGCTGGTGCCGACATCATTTCACCGTCCGATATGATGGATGGTCGCGTTGGCGCAATCCGTCTTGCTTTGGATGAGCATGGTTATGAGGATGTGCAGATTATGTCTTATGCGGCAAAATATGCATCGGCCTTTTATGGCCCGTTCCGCGATGCGATCGGCACCAAAGCCACCTTAATCGGCGACAAACGCACCTATCAAATGGATCCAGCAAACAGCGACGAAGCTTTGCGCGAGGTTCAACACGATATTGAAGAAGGTGCGGATATGTTCATGGTGAAACCTGGAATGCCTTACCTCGACATCATTCGCCGCGTGAAAGACACGTTCGAAGTGCCAACCTACGGCTATCAAGTGTCCGGTGAATATTCGATGATTATGGCGGCCGTACAAAATGGCTGGCTTGATTATGAGCGCACTATGCTTGAAAGCCTGATTGCCTTTAAACGGGCGGGTGCAAACGGCATGTTGACCTATTTCGCACCAAAAGCTGCGGAAATCCTCAACAAAGACGGCTAA
- a CDS encoding RDD family protein, with protein MSTQEILPKEDAFDYPNNGALFEGVLSRRLMAFVIDFIILSVIIGLTTFALFVVGIPTFGLLWLAIPAIIGPLSIAIVIGYVAFTTGGDKAATPGMSALGLEVRMMDGRKLYALMAIFHGLAFYFFATILTPFIVLVGLFTSRRRLLHDFVSGAVVVNKDAIPEHLK; from the coding sequence GTGAGCACGCAGGAAATATTGCCAAAGGAAGATGCATTCGATTACCCCAACAACGGCGCTTTGTTTGAGGGGGTCTTGTCCCGTCGCCTCATGGCCTTTGTGATTGATTTCATCATTCTGTCAGTGATCATCGGTCTCACCACTTTTGCTTTGTTCGTTGTTGGCATTCCAACGTTCGGTCTTTTATGGCTGGCAATTCCCGCAATTATCGGCCCGCTCTCCATCGCCATTGTTATTGGTTATGTTGCTTTCACCACTGGCGGCGACAAAGCTGCAACACCTGGCATGAGTGCCCTTGGTTTAGAAGTTCGCATGATGGACGGACGCAAGCTCTATGCGCTTATGGCCATTTTCCATGGGTTGGCGTTTTATTTCTTCGCAACAATTCTCACCCCCTTTATTGTTCTCGTCGGCCTTTTCACGTCCCGACGTCGCCTACTTCATGATTTCGTATCTGGCGCTGTGGTCGTAAACAAAGACGCTATTCCAGAGCATTTGAAGTAA
- a CDS encoding arginyltransferase, translating to MSHHPKDVPQFYLTAPSPCPYLKDKMERKVFTHLIGDNAAEVNNMLTQGGFRRSQNIAYRPACETCRSCMSIRVLAGGFNETKSMRRVARKNADLIGLEVPAAPTSEQYSLFRSYLDDRHQEGGMADMSVLDYSMMVEDSHVDTMLIEYRRRSPDSAFTGRGEGELIAVALTDILEDGLSMVYSFFDTNQDHRSLGTFMILDHIKRARRHGLPYLYLGYWVEGSRKMDYKVRFDPHEVLTSRGWERHQLDRSTS from the coding sequence GTGTCTCATCACCCTAAAGACGTTCCGCAGTTTTATCTGACCGCTCCATCGCCCTGCCCTTACTTGAAGGACAAGATGGAACGAAAGGTGTTTACCCACCTCATTGGAGATAATGCCGCCGAGGTAAACAACATGCTTACCCAAGGGGGTTTCCGCCGTTCGCAGAATATTGCTTATCGCCCTGCGTGTGAGACATGTCGTTCTTGTATGTCTATTCGGGTGCTTGCAGGCGGATTTAACGAAACCAAGTCAATGCGGCGTGTCGCCCGCAAAAACGCTGACCTTATTGGCCTTGAAGTCCCAGCGGCCCCAACCTCAGAACAATATTCGCTGTTTCGCTCCTATCTTGATGACCGACATCAAGAAGGCGGTATGGCCGATATGTCGGTCCTCGACTATTCCATGATGGTTGAAGATAGCCACGTAGACACGATGCTCATCGAATATCGCAGACGCTCCCCAGACAGTGCCTTTACAGGCCGCGGAGAAGGTGAATTGATTGCGGTCGCCCTTACAGACATTTTAGAAGATGGGCTTTCGATGGTTTATTCTTTCTTTGATACCAACCAAGACCATCGCAGCCTTGGCACTTTTATGATCCTCGATCACATTAAGCGTGCCCGCCGCCATGGACTGCCCTATCTCTATTTAGGCTATTGGGTCGAAGGCTCTCGGAAAATGGACTACAAAGTCCGCTTTGATCCACATGAAGTCCTAACAAGCCGAGGCTGGGAAAGACACCAGCTCGATCGCAGCACGAGCTAA
- a CDS encoding DMT family transporter, with product MSKGAVLTDHRKGLAIAGIGGVLLAIDIPLIRLAETDPWTTLTIRGPIMFLTLFTVYMVLKRMNLTVAKFYEGNDTLILGIMHAIATVGFVVAIYHTTTANLVFITAFSSLIAIVFSTIVLGERHPLLTWITILVALSGIAIITIDDFITTQGTNTFGNMMALMCATMLASEVIFIRRSGKNLVFAPALAGLFAAAFSLPLAIGYGMTLDRPEYLIINSILVSPIAMAFMSLAPRFIPAPEVAMFYLLETVLAPILVWVIFLERPTTNTLIGGLIIISAMGFHSYMRVRKGRIRNKIVRV from the coding sequence ATGTCTAAGGGGGCTGTGCTTACAGATCATCGCAAAGGGCTTGCGATAGCAGGAATTGGTGGCGTGCTGCTTGCCATCGACATTCCTTTAATTCGGCTTGCTGAAACCGACCCCTGGACAACCCTCACCATTCGCGGGCCAATTATGTTTTTGACCCTCTTCACTGTTTATATGGTGTTGAAGCGGATGAACCTGACTGTCGCCAAGTTTTATGAGGGCAATGACACGCTGATCCTCGGCATCATGCACGCGATAGCGACGGTTGGCTTCGTGGTCGCAATCTACCACACGACAACCGCCAATTTGGTGTTTATCACTGCATTCAGCTCCTTAATCGCGATTGTGTTTTCAACCATTGTCTTGGGAGAGCGGCACCCACTGCTAACTTGGATAACAATTCTGGTTGCGCTTTCAGGCATCGCTATAATCACCATAGATGATTTCATCACCACCCAAGGGACAAATACCTTTGGCAATATGATGGCCCTTATGTGCGCGACGATGCTGGCAAGTGAGGTGATATTCATTAGGCGCAGCGGAAAGAACCTCGTCTTTGCCCCCGCTCTCGCAGGTCTCTTTGCGGCAGCATTCTCTCTGCCGCTAGCCATAGGCTACGGCATGACGCTTGATCGGCCTGAATACCTGATCATCAACTCAATACTTGTCTCGCCCATCGCAATGGCCTTCATGTCACTCGCGCCGCGCTTCATTCCGGCACCGGAAGTCGCCATGTTCTATTTATTAGAAACGGTGCTGGCGCCCATCTTAGTCTGGGTCATCTTCCTTGAACGCCCCACAACAAACACACTGATTGGCGGACTGATTATCATCAGCGCAATGGGGTTCCACAGCTATATGCGGGTCCGGAAGGGGCGCATTAGAAATAAGATTGTGCGGGTATAA
- the parC gene encoding DNA topoisomerase IV subunit A, which yields MGNTVIPPGSGDENGIEPINLKSALEERYLAYALSTIMHRALPDVRDGLKPVHRRILHAMRVLKLDPGQGFKKSARVVGDVIGKFHPHGDQSVYDALVRLAQDFAVRYPLIDGQGNFGNVDGDNAAAMRYTEARMTEVARLLMEGISEDAVDFRETYDGEDEEPIVLPANFPNLLANGSSGIAVGMATNIPPHNVAELCDASLHLIKFPNAGIEKLVDFVPGPDFPTGGICVEDRASIVEAYSTGRGGFRVRARWEKEDTGRGGYVIVVTEIPYQVQKSRLVEKIAELLIARRLPLLGDVRDESAEDIRLVLEPKSRTVDPDLLMESLFKLTDLENRVSLNMNVLSRGTVPNVLGIKDVLREWLEHRKEVLVRRSNHRLDKINHRLEVLDGYLIAFLNIDEVIRIVRYEDEPKVSLISTFSLTEVQAEAILNMRLRSLAKLEEMVIRKEHDELSAEKEGITALLASDELQWKKISEEIREVRKTFGQDTELGRRRTTFGEAAEIDLAEIQNAMIEKEPVTIVVSEKGWIRAIKGHMASTDKLQFKDGDKLRSAIHAETTDKVLVFATSGKFYTLGADKLPGGRGHGEPLRIMVDMENDQDIVSVFIHNPERKLLVTSNVGRGFVVPEKDVIANTRKGKQVLNVKGTDEAYLCVPVFGDHVAVIGKNRKLLIFPLDQMPEMGRGQGVRIQKYKDGGIADIRTFPADGALSWVDSAGRRYDRSMVELTEWIGERAQAGRMPPIGFPKTNKFGTGLFKGDISDA from the coding sequence ATGGGAAACACAGTTATACCGCCGGGTTCCGGTGATGAAAACGGCATTGAGCCGATCAATCTGAAATCTGCGCTTGAAGAGCGCTACCTCGCTTATGCGCTTTCGACCATTATGCATCGGGCTTTGCCAGATGTGCGTGATGGCCTGAAACCAGTGCACAGGCGCATTCTCCATGCCATGCGCGTGTTGAAGCTTGATCCAGGGCAGGGCTTTAAAAAGTCTGCTCGTGTGGTCGGTGATGTGATCGGTAAATTCCACCCGCACGGGGACCAATCGGTCTATGATGCGCTGGTGCGTTTGGCGCAAGATTTTGCGGTGCGCTATCCGTTGATCGACGGACAAGGCAATTTCGGTAACGTCGACGGCGATAATGCAGCCGCCATGCGTTACACGGAAGCCCGCATGACTGAAGTCGCACGGCTGTTGATGGAAGGAATTTCCGAAGACGCTGTTGATTTTCGTGAGACCTATGACGGTGAAGACGAAGAGCCAATCGTTCTTCCTGCTAATTTCCCCAACCTATTGGCCAATGGCTCCAGCGGCATCGCCGTTGGTATGGCAACCAACATTCCTCCGCATAATGTGGCTGAGCTCTGTGATGCATCGCTGCACCTGATCAAATTCCCGAACGCGGGCATTGAGAAGCTGGTTGATTTTGTACCGGGTCCAGATTTCCCAACTGGCGGCATCTGCGTTGAAGACCGCGCGTCGATTGTTGAAGCTTATTCCACAGGCCGTGGCGGTTTCCGCGTGCGGGCGCGTTGGGAGAAGGAAGATACGGGGCGGGGTGGCTATGTCATCGTTGTCACCGAAATTCCGTATCAGGTCCAAAAATCTCGCCTTGTTGAGAAAATTGCCGAATTGCTCATTGCGCGCCGCTTGCCATTGCTTGGTGATGTGCGGGACGAGTCGGCTGAAGACATCCGCCTTGTGTTGGAGCCAAAGAGTAGAACGGTTGATCCAGACTTGTTGATGGAATCGCTCTTCAAGCTCACTGATCTTGAAAACCGTGTTTCACTCAACATGAACGTACTGTCTCGCGGCACTGTGCCTAATGTGTTGGGCATCAAAGATGTACTGCGTGAATGGCTAGAACACCGCAAAGAAGTGCTTGTGCGCCGTTCCAACCATCGCTTGGATAAAATCAACCACCGCCTTGAAGTGCTCGATGGCTATTTGATCGCGTTTCTCAATATTGATGAAGTGATCCGCATCGTTCGTTACGAGGATGAACCAAAGGTGTCGCTGATTTCGACCTTCAGTCTCACTGAAGTGCAAGCCGAAGCCATCCTCAATATGCGGCTCCGTTCTCTCGCCAAGCTTGAAGAGATGGTCATTCGCAAAGAGCATGACGAACTAAGTGCCGAGAAAGAAGGCATAACAGCGCTGCTTGCTTCTGATGAGCTGCAATGGAAGAAGATTTCTGAAGAAATCCGCGAAGTGAGAAAGACTTTCGGACAAGACACAGAACTTGGTCGCCGCCGCACGACATTTGGTGAGGCCGCCGAGATTGATCTGGCAGAAATCCAAAATGCCATGATCGAGAAAGAGCCTGTTACCATTGTTGTGTCTGAAAAAGGCTGGATCCGCGCTATCAAAGGGCATATGGCCTCAACGGATAAGCTCCAGTTTAAAGACGGCGATAAGCTGCGCTCTGCCATTCATGCAGAGACGACCGACAAAGTGCTGGTATTTGCGACATCGGGTAAATTCTACACGCTCGGCGCAGACAAACTACCGGGCGGACGCGGACACGGCGAGCCGTTGCGCATTATGGTGGATATGGAGAACGACCAAGACATCGTCAGCGTCTTTATCCATAACCCAGAGCGCAAACTCTTGGTGACCTCCAATGTTGGCCGTGGCTTTGTGGTGCCGGAAAAAGACGTGATTGCTAATACGCGTAAAGGCAAACAGGTGCTCAATGTTAAAGGCACGGATGAAGCTTATCTCTGCGTGCCAGTCTTTGGTGATCATGTAGCCGTTATCGGTAAGAACCGTAAACTCTTGATCTTCCCACTCGACCAAATGCCTGAAATGGGCCGTGGGCAGGGTGTGCGTATCCAAAAATACAAAGATGGCGGCATCGCCGACATTCGCACCTTCCCAGCTGATGGCGCTCTATCATGGGTAGACAGCGCGGGCCGTCGTTATGATCGATCAATGGTTGAGCTGACCGAATGGATCGGCGAACGCGCCCAAGCAGGCAGAATGCCACCAATCGGCTTCCCAAAAACCAACAAGTTTGGCACAGGGCTGTTTAAGGGCGATATTTCGGACGCATAA
- the recO gene encoding DNA repair protein RecO — MEWKEDALILGSRKHGETSVILEVMTAEHGRHLGLVRGGRSRTMQPTLQAGNKVTVTWRARLEDHLGVFTVDPLKLRAAQLMESAMGLQGVQTIASLLRLLPERDPHAGLAEAAEILIENLDSAELSAALLVRFEMAVLEELGFGLDLSVCAATGATQELVYVSPKSGRAVSRRAGLPYHDKMLVLPAFLSSMAPSISVEEVTPAFELTQFFLSRHIYEPRGIEPPISREVFEREIIKTIKRTQGTTKPSIL; from the coding sequence ATGGAATGGAAAGAAGACGCTCTAATTCTAGGTAGCCGCAAACATGGCGAGACCAGCGTGATCCTTGAGGTGATGACGGCAGAACATGGCCGCCACCTTGGGCTGGTCCGTGGCGGGCGCTCGCGCACCATGCAGCCGACCTTGCAAGCGGGCAATAAAGTCACGGTAACATGGCGTGCTCGGTTGGAAGATCATTTGGGCGTGTTCACAGTGGATCCGTTGAAGCTTCGCGCCGCACAATTGATGGAAAGCGCGATGGGGTTGCAAGGGGTGCAAACAATCGCCTCGCTGTTGCGGCTCTTGCCTGAGCGCGACCCACACGCAGGCCTTGCAGAAGCTGCCGAAATTTTGATTGAAAACCTCGATAGTGCCGAACTAAGTGCGGCACTTCTCGTGCGTTTTGAAATGGCGGTTCTTGAAGAGCTGGGTTTTGGCCTTGATCTTAGCGTGTGTGCTGCAACAGGTGCGACGCAAGAGCTGGTCTACGTCTCGCCCAAAAGTGGACGGGCTGTGAGCCGACGGGCAGGGCTTCCTTATCATGATAAAATGCTGGTCTTGCCTGCGTTTTTGTCCAGCATGGCGCCGTCAATTAGCGTTGAAGAAGTGACACCAGCTTTTGAGCTAACTCAATTCTTTCTCTCCCGCCATATTTATGAGCCTCGCGGGATTGAACCGCCGATTTCTCGTGAAGTTTTTGAGCGTGAGATCATAAAAACGATTAAGCGCACACAAGGCACAACAAAACCGTCGATTTTATAG
- a CDS encoding MBL fold metallo-hydrolase — MAIPTGRHAGTLFTAVTVACSLFLSTNTAFSQTERLTPRSTCQAVAHNQSGGIRRASSSIDLTAQSKLGIGEVSISYVAHSTFRIEDATGLTIATDYSGTAGPNVIPDVVTMNHAHITHFTPFPDKRITHVLPGWQQNGKPAQYNIQIDETIIRNVTTDISSFSGHHEKNGNSIFIFEMGGLCIGHLGHLHHLLTDEHYAEIGRLDVLMVPVDGGVTMNFEDMAKVVKRLNASVVLPMHAFSSFSLNDFLQQMGKGFPIEHRAGSELIVSLNTLPTAPTLISLQPEGFVRYYDE; from the coding sequence ATGGCAATTCCTACTGGACGACATGCAGGCACCCTATTCACCGCTGTTACAGTGGCTTGCTCACTGTTTCTAAGCACAAACACAGCTTTCAGCCAGACAGAGCGCCTTACCCCGCGCAGTACGTGTCAGGCGGTGGCTCATAACCAATCGGGCGGCATTAGGCGGGCGAGCAGCTCTATTGATCTAACAGCCCAAAGCAAGCTTGGGATCGGTGAAGTCAGCATTAGTTATGTGGCGCATTCAACTTTCAGAATTGAAGATGCAACAGGCCTCACCATTGCGACAGATTATTCTGGCACTGCTGGCCCCAATGTCATTCCAGATGTGGTGACGATGAACCATGCCCACATCACCCATTTCACTCCCTTTCCCGACAAACGCATTACCCATGTTTTGCCCGGTTGGCAGCAAAACGGAAAACCAGCGCAGTACAATATCCAAATTGATGAAACCATCATCCGCAATGTCACAACAGACATCAGTTCTTTTTCTGGCCATCATGAAAAGAACGGCAATTCGATTTTTATTTTCGAGATGGGTGGCCTGTGCATTGGGCACCTTGGCCACCTGCACCACCTTTTAACCGATGAGCATTACGCCGAGATTGGTCGCCTCGATGTTTTGATGGTGCCCGTTGATGGTGGCGTGACAATGAATTTTGAAGATATGGCAAAAGTCGTAAAGCGGTTGAATGCCAGCGTTGTCTTACCGATGCACGCTTTTAGTTCGTTTTCATTGAATGATTTCCTGCAACAAATGGGTAAAGGCTTCCCCATTGAGCACCGCGCGGGCAGCGAGCTTATTGTGTCACTCAATACATTGCCGACGGCGCCCACCCTCATTTCGTTACAGCCAGAAGGATTTGTTCGGTATTATGACGAATAA
- the era gene encoding GTPase Era: protein MTNELDTKCGFVALIGAPNAGKSTLLNRLVGGKVSIVSHKVQTTRALVRGIMAHEKTQIIFVDTPGLFQPKRRLDRAMVNKAWDGAGDSDVVALLIDAQKGVREDEERILANLKDRKQKVILLLNKIDMVKRESLLALVEKISAEVEFQQTFMISAAKGDGCEDLLDYLAKEMAVGPWLYPEDQMSDLPMRQLAAEITREKLFERLHQELPYSLTVETESWKELKGGDVRVEQTVFVQRDSHKKILLGKGGQTVKAVSQSARKELQEMLEQKIHLFLFVKVREKWLDDPERYREMGLDFTD from the coding sequence ATGACGAATGAGCTTGATACCAAATGTGGTTTTGTGGCGCTAATTGGCGCGCCCAATGCCGGTAAGTCTACCCTTTTAAACCGTTTAGTCGGCGGCAAAGTGTCGATCGTTTCTCATAAGGTCCAAACAACCCGTGCGCTTGTGCGGGGCATTATGGCGCATGAGAAAACGCAGATTATCTTTGTTGATACGCCGGGCCTGTTTCAACCCAAACGCCGTCTAGACCGTGCCATGGTCAACAAAGCGTGGGATGGGGCTGGTGATAGTGATGTCGTTGCGCTCTTGATCGACGCCCAAAAGGGTGTGCGTGAAGATGAAGAACGCATTTTGGCAAACCTCAAGGATCGCAAGCAAAAAGTGATCTTGCTCCTCAATAAAATTGATATGGTAAAGCGCGAGAGCTTGCTTGCCCTTGTTGAGAAAATCTCAGCAGAAGTTGAGTTTCAGCAAACCTTTATGATTTCAGCCGCCAAAGGGGATGGCTGTGAAGACTTGCTTGATTATTTGGCAAAAGAGATGGCTGTTGGTCCTTGGCTTTATCCTGAAGATCAAATGTCTGATTTGCCGATGCGCCAGCTTGCAGCTGAAATTACCCGAGAAAAGCTCTTTGAGCGCCTCCATCAAGAACTGCCTTATTCTTTGACGGTGGAGACGGAAAGCTGGAAAGAGCTTAAGGGCGGTGATGTTCGGGTTGAACAGACCGTATTCGTTCAACGTGACAGCCATAAAAAGATTTTGCTCGGCAAGGGCGGCCAGACCGTGAAAGCTGTGTCTCAATCCGCTCGCAAAGAGCTACAAGAAATGCTGGAACAGAAAATCCACTTATTCTTGTTCGTCAAAGTACGTGAAAAATGGCTTGATGATCCCGAACGGTATCGGGAAATGGGCCTAGACTTCACAGACTAA
- the rnc gene encoding ribonuclease III produces MTASDAEKPDLTALQNTLDYRFNDVEFLIRALTHRSSLPGGGDDASLSYQRLEFMGDRVLALVIADLLYESFPEAEEGELARRLTGLVRKETCADVARDWNASDYILVSEAERRGGGHERDAILGDVCESVLAAVYYDGGIDAARKLITDNWHARMMSWSKPLRDPKTSLQEWAHGRKLETPSYIEISRSGPDHALTFVIEVDVKGKKNARGKGASKREAQQKAASNFLLREGIWEDDFHDE; encoded by the coding sequence ATGACAGCCAGTGATGCGGAAAAACCTGATCTGACAGCGCTGCAAAATACGCTGGATTACCGTTTCAACGACGTTGAATTTCTCATCCGCGCTTTAACTCACCGTTCTTCGTTGCCCGGTGGCGGGGATGATGCATCACTGTCTTATCAACGGTTAGAGTTTATGGGCGATCGCGTTCTTGCTTTAGTCATTGCCGATCTTCTCTATGAATCCTTTCCTGAAGCGGAAGAGGGCGAGTTGGCCCGTCGATTGACAGGGTTGGTACGCAAAGAAACATGTGCAGACGTAGCGCGGGACTGGAACGCTTCTGATTATATCTTAGTTAGTGAGGCTGAACGCCGTGGTGGCGGCCATGAACGCGATGCCATTTTGGGCGATGTGTGTGAATCAGTGCTCGCTGCCGTCTATTATGATGGTGGGATAGATGCTGCACGTAAGCTCATAACAGATAACTGGCACGCTCGAATGATGAGTTGGTCAAAGCCACTGCGTGACCCTAAAACGTCACTCCAAGAATGGGCGCATGGCAGAAAACTTGAGACGCCAAGTTACATAGAAATTTCCCGTTCAGGGCCAGATCATGCCTTAACATTTGTCATTGAAGTAGATGTTAAGGGCAAAAAGAATGCACGAGGCAAAGGGGCATCAAAGCGCGAAGCCCAACAAAAAGCCGCATCAAACTTCCTTTTGCGCGAAGGAATATGGGAAGACGATTTTCATGACGAATGA
- the lepB gene encoding signal peptidase I, which yields MENSDNIKEEGGIGETIKVIVQALLLALVLRTLIVQPFSIPSGSMKGTLLVGDYLFVSKYSYGYSKYSVPLDLIPFSGRIFEGKPERGDIAVFRLPTDTSTDYIKRVIGLPGDTIQMKDGVLHINGTAVKREKVADFNEEGSAQFADQYRETLPNGKTFLTLDLVPNGHADNTQEFKVPEGKYFMMGDNRDNSQDSRFSNVGFVPIENFVGRAEFLFFSIDQGTHAWEIWKWPTSVRFDRLFNGLKANR from the coding sequence ATGGAAAATTCTGATAATATCAAAGAAGAAGGCGGTATCGGCGAAACTATCAAGGTTATCGTTCAAGCCTTGTTGTTGGCATTGGTGCTGCGCACGCTCATTGTACAGCCTTTTAGCATCCCATCGGGTTCGATGAAGGGGACACTATTGGTTGGGGACTATTTGTTTGTCTCGAAATATTCCTACGGTTATTCAAAATATTCCGTTCCGCTTGACCTTATCCCGTTTTCGGGCCGAATTTTTGAAGGTAAGCCAGAACGTGGTGATATTGCTGTTTTCCGTCTGCCGACTGATACATCGACTGATTACATAAAACGCGTGATTGGTCTTCCTGGCGATACAATTCAAATGAAAGACGGCGTGCTGCACATTAATGGCACTGCTGTTAAACGTGAGAAGGTCGCTGATTTCAACGAAGAGGGCAGCGCCCAGTTTGCTGATCAATATCGCGAAACATTGCCGAACGGGAAGACGTTCTTGACGCTTGATCTTGTTCCAAACGGTCATGCAGACAACACGCAAGAATTTAAAGTCCCTGAAGGCAAGTACTTCATGATGGGCGATAACCGCGATAATTCGCAAGATAGCCGTTTTAGCAATGTTGGTTTTGTGCCAATTGAAAATTTCGTTGGTCGAGCAGAATTCCTTTTCTTCTCTATTGATCAGGGAACCCATGCTTGGGAAATTTGGAAATGGCCGACAAGTGTGCGGTTTGATCGGTTGTTTAATGGCTTGAAAGCTAATCGATAA
- the acpS gene encoding holo-ACP synthase, translated as MIIGLGSDLIRITRIEDTLARFGDRFTNRVFTDVERKKSDKRAERAASYAKRFAAKEACSKALGTGLSNGVYWRDMGVVNAPSGKPTMLLTGGAQKWLQSMMPEGHTPSIHLTITDDHPWAQAFVIIEALPDQANIVKSTM; from the coding sequence ATGATCATCGGGCTGGGTTCGGATTTGATCCGTATCACACGGATAGAAGATACCCTTGCCAGATTTGGTGATCGCTTTACCAACCGTGTATTCACAGACGTTGAACGCAAAAAGTCAGACAAACGAGCGGAACGCGCAGCTTCATATGCAAAGCGTTTTGCAGCCAAGGAAGCTTGTTCTAAGGCGCTTGGCACTGGTTTGAGTAATGGCGTTTACTGGCGCGATATGGGGGTGGTGAATGCACCTTCTGGTAAACCAACCATGTTGCTGACTGGTGGGGCCCAAAAATGGCTTCAATCAATGATGCCAGAAGGCCACACTCCTTCAATACATCTCACCATAACGGATGATCATCCGTGGGCGCAGGCTTTCGTTATTATTGAGGCGTTGCCTGATCAGGCGAACATCGTTAAAAGCACCATGTAA
- a CDS encoding DUF2062 domain-containing protein: MRVALWPRRSLWRSIKYLMLRVLRLTASPHVIAMGVAAGSFASFTPFLGFHFVIAFAICFVMRGSYVAAATGTFFGNPITFPFIWGSVLTAGRWILYGPSREGAPEIKVPELSADMIWNSFDVVWPVIKAMAVGSLPVGIPVAFVIYLIVRQMARIYQTSRLKMLADKAKTNWAKRLDSQLLAEYEAELARSEALKSAGVKSVKSTVKDNEVSS, from the coding sequence ATGCGCGTCGCCCTTTGGCCGCGGCGTTCGCTTTGGCGTAGTATTAAGTACCTGATGTTGCGGGTTCTTCGCTTAACAGCTTCGCCGCATGTGATCGCGATGGGTGTTGCGGCAGGTTCATTTGCATCGTTTACACCGTTTTTGGGTTTTCACTTCGTCATCGCCTTTGCGATCTGTTTCGTTATGCGCGGTAGCTATGTTGCTGCTGCCACTGGAACATTCTTCGGTAACCCGATCACGTTCCCATTTATTTGGGGATCTGTTTTGACCGCAGGGCGTTGGATTTTATACGGCCCATCGCGCGAAGGTGCGCCGGAAATTAAGGTGCCAGAACTAAGCGCCGACATGATCTGGAATTCGTTTGACGTGGTTTGGCCTGTCATCAAAGCGATGGCGGTTGGATCACTGCCTGTTGGTATTCCAGTAGCGTTCGTGATTTATCTCATCGTTCGCCAAATGGCTCGCATATATCAAACGTCGCGTTTGAAAATGTTGGCCGATAAAGCGAAGACAAATTGGGCGAAACGGTTGGATAGCCAATTACTCGCTGAATATGAGGCTGAATTGGCTCGTTCCGAAGCGCTAAAGAGTGCGGGTGTTAAGAGCGTGAAAAGTACAGTCAAAGATAACGAGGTATCCTCATGA